A stretch of Rhododendron vialii isolate Sample 1 chromosome 4a, ASM3025357v1 DNA encodes these proteins:
- the LOC131323550 gene encoding DEK domain-containing chromatin-associated protein 4-like isoform X2, with amino-acid sequence MGEEETLTAVAEVVANGTITTDQKDEDVPQKKEEEKTSTVDQKSEDVPQKNEEEKDGVKEMEEDGKVDEKVEMQKMDVDPEGKETEEEKKEENGSKEKEEESKDGGGSDAMDEEMEVKETEESKEKVADLKEVEEKAEKSKRKKASKKRGKGKSSGTKKNKTKETEEEEKKEGKESKGEEEESKEEAESEAMEEEKEVKDTKDNKEKVDGLKVEDGSPEKPKRKRGSKTLGKKEMQEEKEPKTPMASASDRPVRERKSVERLVASIEKESVKDLHIEKGRGTALKDIPNVAYKLSKRKTDETIKSLHMILFGRRGKVVQFKSNISRFSGFVWTENEEKQKIKVKEKFDKFVKEKLMEFCDVLDVPIAKSTTRKEDIVTKLIDFLLSPHATTTELLAEKEQSSKGKKRKRGGKRSASMSGGTSSKHSAKSSRTEDDSDEEDDEHEEEETANGIPEISKTEISDHSESEDNKDELEAESEEETVKNKRGSKKSSAKKESAAKAKTKKVGTPKKSSPLVIPDRSKNEVPENSESDDDNEKDELEEDSEEDTIKDKQGSKKTSAKKESAGKAKTKRVATPKKSSPPTKGTPVKPSSNRSKVDDDSDASPKTFSRKKRTPAKSSSNRSKVDDEIGTSPKKKRTPAKSSSNRLKVDDEIDASPKTFSRKKKAESVKEKSSTPKKPALKEKTGEKAAKGKDKSKEAKLRPSDDELRNAICEILKEVDFNTATFTDILKQLAGRFKMDLTSRKSSIKLMIQDELTKLADEADDEEDEGDAEKDETQPSGKGVKA; translated from the exons ATGGGTGAAGAGGAGACCTTGACAGCAGTTGCCGAGGTAGTGGCAAATGGGACTATCACCACTGACCAGAAGGATGAAGATGTTCCccagaagaaagaggaagaaaagacCAGTACCGTTGATCAGAAGAGTGAAGATGTTCCTCAGAAGAACGAGGAAGAAAAAGATGGTGtaaaagaaatggaagaagatgGCAAAGTCGATGAGAAAGTTGAGATGCAGAAAATGGACGTGGACCCAGAGGGTAAGGAAAccgaagaagagaaaaaagaagaaaatggaagcAAAGAGAAGGAAGAGGAAAGTAAAGATGGAGGTGGAAGCGACGCAATGGATGAGGAAATGGAGGTGAAAGAAACTGAGGAGAGCAAGGAAAAGGTGGCTGACTTGAAAGAGGTAGAAGAGAAGGCTGAAAAGAGTAAACGAAAGAAAGCTTCAAAGAAGCGTGGAAAGGGGAAGAGTAGTGggacaaagaaaaacaaaactaaggagactgaggaagaagagaaaaaagaaggcaaagaaagtaaaggagaggaagaggaaagtaAGGAAGAAGCTGAAAGTGAGGCGATGGAAGAGGAAAAGGAGGTAAAAGACACCAAGGATAATAAGGAGAAGGTAGATGGATTGAAAGTAGAAGACGGAAGCCCGGAAAAGCCTAAAAGAAAGAGAGGTTCAAAGACACTTGGTAAAAAGGAAATGCAAGAGGAAAAGGAGCCGAAAACCCCCATGGCTTCTGCAAGTGATCGCCCCGTACGTGAAAGGAAATCTGTAGAAAGGCTGGTTGCATCAATTGAAAAAGAATCTGTCAAGGACTTGCATATAGAAAAG GGCCGCGGTACGGCACTGAAAGACATTCCTAATG TGGCATACAAATTATCAAAAAGGAAGACTGATGAAACTATCAAATCGCTTCATATGATTCTGTTCGGAAGGAGGGGAAAG GTGGTTCAATTCAAGAGTAATATTTCCCGGTTTTCTGGCTTTGTATGGACTGAAAATGAG GAAAAGCAAAAGATTAAAGTTAAGGAAAAATTTGACAAGTTTGTGAAAGAGAAGTTGATGGAATTTTGCGATGTGCTTGACGTACCAATTGCCAAATCTACTACGAGGAAG GAGGATATTGTTACAAAGTTGATAGACTTCTTGTTGTCTCCTCATGCAACAACTACTGAGTTACTTGCTGAAAAAGAGCAG TCAAGCAAGGGGAAAAAGCGCAAGAGGGGTGGCAAAAGGAGTGCATCAATGTCAGGCGGCACATCATCAAAACACTCAGCTAAG AGTAGCAGAACAGAAGATGATTCAGATGAAGAGGATGATGAACACGAAGAAGAGGAAACTGCAAATGGCATTCCTGAAATATCCAAAACTGAGATTTCCGACCATTCTGAAAGTGAAGACAATAAAGATGAACTTGAAGCAGAATCTGAAGAAGAAACAGTTAAAAACAAACGAGGTTCAAAGAAATCATCTGCAAAGAAGGAATCAGCCGCAAAGGCAAAAACGAAGAAAGTTGgaactccaaaaaaatctagTCCACTCGTCATTCCTGATAGATCCAAAAATGAGGTTCCTGAGAATTCTGAAAGCGATGACGATAACGAAAAGGATGAACTTGAAGAGGATTCTGAAGAGGATACAATTAAAGATAAACAAGGTTCTAAAAAAACATCTGCTAAGAAGGAATCTGCTGGAAAGGCAAAAACCAAGCGAGTTGCTACTCCAAAGAAATCCAGTCCACCCACTAAAGGAACACCTGTGAAACCATCATCAAATCGCTCGAAGGTTGATGATGACAGTGATGCAAGTCCAAAGACATTCTCTAGGAAGAAGAGAACACCTGCGAAATCGTCATCGAATCGCTCCAAGGTTGATGATGAAATCGGTACAAGTCCAAAGAAGAAGAGAACACCTGCAAAATCGTCATCGAACCGCTTGAAGgtggatgatgaaattgatgcAAGTCCAAAGACATTTTCGAGGAAGAAGAAAGCTGAGTCTGTCAAGGAAAAGTCGTCAACTCCGAAAAAACCTGCTTTGAAGGAGAAAACAG GGGAAAAGGCCGCAAAAGGGAAGGACAAGTCCAAAGAAGCAAAATTAAGGCCAAGTGACGATGAACTCAGGAATGCGATATGTGAAATTCTTAAAGAAGTCGACTTCAACACG GCTACCTTCACTGACATTCTGAAACAACTTG CTGGGCGATTCAAAATGGATCTTACTTCTAGAAAGTCTTCGATAAAGCTGATGATCCAGGACGAACTTACCAAACTAGCTGATGAGGcagatgatgaagaagatgaaggcGACGCTGAGAAAGATGAGACCCAACCCTCCGGTAAAGGTGTGAAGGCATGA
- the LOC131323550 gene encoding DEK domain-containing chromatin-associated protein 4-like isoform X1 encodes MGEEETLTAVAEVVANGTITTDQKDEDVPQKKEEEKTSTVDQKSEDVPQKNEEEKDGVKEMEEDGKVDEKVEMQKMDVDPEGKETEEEKKEENGSKEKEEESKDGGGSDAMDEEMEVKETEESKEKVADLKEVEEKAEKSKRKKASKKRGKGKSSGTKKNKTKETEEEEKKEGKESKGEEEESKEEAESEAMEEEKEVKDTKDNKEKVDGLKVEDGSPEKPKRKRGSKTLGKKEMQEEKEPKTPMASASDRPVRERKSVERLVASIEKESVKDLHIEKGRGTALKDIPNVAYKLSKRKTDETIKSLHMILFGRRGKVVQFKSNISRFSGFVWTENELLQEKQKIKVKEKFDKFVKEKLMEFCDVLDVPIAKSTTRKEDIVTKLIDFLLSPHATTTELLAEKEQSSKGKKRKRGGKRSASMSGGTSSKHSAKSSRTEDDSDEEDDEHEEEETANGIPEISKTEISDHSESEDNKDELEAESEEETVKNKRGSKKSSAKKESAAKAKTKKVGTPKKSSPLVIPDRSKNEVPENSESDDDNEKDELEEDSEEDTIKDKQGSKKTSAKKESAGKAKTKRVATPKKSSPPTKGTPVKPSSNRSKVDDDSDASPKTFSRKKRTPAKSSSNRSKVDDEIGTSPKKKRTPAKSSSNRLKVDDEIDASPKTFSRKKKAESVKEKSSTPKKPALKEKTGEKAAKGKDKSKEAKLRPSDDELRNAICEILKEVDFNTATFTDILKQLAGRFKMDLTSRKSSIKLMIQDELTKLADEADDEEDEGDAEKDETQPSGKGVKA; translated from the exons ATGGGTGAAGAGGAGACCTTGACAGCAGTTGCCGAGGTAGTGGCAAATGGGACTATCACCACTGACCAGAAGGATGAAGATGTTCCccagaagaaagaggaagaaaagacCAGTACCGTTGATCAGAAGAGTGAAGATGTTCCTCAGAAGAACGAGGAAGAAAAAGATGGTGtaaaagaaatggaagaagatgGCAAAGTCGATGAGAAAGTTGAGATGCAGAAAATGGACGTGGACCCAGAGGGTAAGGAAAccgaagaagagaaaaaagaagaaaatggaagcAAAGAGAAGGAAGAGGAAAGTAAAGATGGAGGTGGAAGCGACGCAATGGATGAGGAAATGGAGGTGAAAGAAACTGAGGAGAGCAAGGAAAAGGTGGCTGACTTGAAAGAGGTAGAAGAGAAGGCTGAAAAGAGTAAACGAAAGAAAGCTTCAAAGAAGCGTGGAAAGGGGAAGAGTAGTGggacaaagaaaaacaaaactaaggagactgaggaagaagagaaaaaagaaggcaaagaaagtaaaggagaggaagaggaaagtaAGGAAGAAGCTGAAAGTGAGGCGATGGAAGAGGAAAAGGAGGTAAAAGACACCAAGGATAATAAGGAGAAGGTAGATGGATTGAAAGTAGAAGACGGAAGCCCGGAAAAGCCTAAAAGAAAGAGAGGTTCAAAGACACTTGGTAAAAAGGAAATGCAAGAGGAAAAGGAGCCGAAAACCCCCATGGCTTCTGCAAGTGATCGCCCCGTACGTGAAAGGAAATCTGTAGAAAGGCTGGTTGCATCAATTGAAAAAGAATCTGTCAAGGACTTGCATATAGAAAAG GGCCGCGGTACGGCACTGAAAGACATTCCTAATG TGGCATACAAATTATCAAAAAGGAAGACTGATGAAACTATCAAATCGCTTCATATGATTCTGTTCGGAAGGAGGGGAAAG GTGGTTCAATTCAAGAGTAATATTTCCCGGTTTTCTGGCTTTGTATGGACTGAAAATGAG CTTTTGCAGGAAAAGCAAAAGATTAAAGTTAAGGAAAAATTTGACAAGTTTGTGAAAGAGAAGTTGATGGAATTTTGCGATGTGCTTGACGTACCAATTGCCAAATCTACTACGAGGAAG GAGGATATTGTTACAAAGTTGATAGACTTCTTGTTGTCTCCTCATGCAACAACTACTGAGTTACTTGCTGAAAAAGAGCAG TCAAGCAAGGGGAAAAAGCGCAAGAGGGGTGGCAAAAGGAGTGCATCAATGTCAGGCGGCACATCATCAAAACACTCAGCTAAG AGTAGCAGAACAGAAGATGATTCAGATGAAGAGGATGATGAACACGAAGAAGAGGAAACTGCAAATGGCATTCCTGAAATATCCAAAACTGAGATTTCCGACCATTCTGAAAGTGAAGACAATAAAGATGAACTTGAAGCAGAATCTGAAGAAGAAACAGTTAAAAACAAACGAGGTTCAAAGAAATCATCTGCAAAGAAGGAATCAGCCGCAAAGGCAAAAACGAAGAAAGTTGgaactccaaaaaaatctagTCCACTCGTCATTCCTGATAGATCCAAAAATGAGGTTCCTGAGAATTCTGAAAGCGATGACGATAACGAAAAGGATGAACTTGAAGAGGATTCTGAAGAGGATACAATTAAAGATAAACAAGGTTCTAAAAAAACATCTGCTAAGAAGGAATCTGCTGGAAAGGCAAAAACCAAGCGAGTTGCTACTCCAAAGAAATCCAGTCCACCCACTAAAGGAACACCTGTGAAACCATCATCAAATCGCTCGAAGGTTGATGATGACAGTGATGCAAGTCCAAAGACATTCTCTAGGAAGAAGAGAACACCTGCGAAATCGTCATCGAATCGCTCCAAGGTTGATGATGAAATCGGTACAAGTCCAAAGAAGAAGAGAACACCTGCAAAATCGTCATCGAACCGCTTGAAGgtggatgatgaaattgatgcAAGTCCAAAGACATTTTCGAGGAAGAAGAAAGCTGAGTCTGTCAAGGAAAAGTCGTCAACTCCGAAAAAACCTGCTTTGAAGGAGAAAACAG GGGAAAAGGCCGCAAAAGGGAAGGACAAGTCCAAAGAAGCAAAATTAAGGCCAAGTGACGATGAACTCAGGAATGCGATATGTGAAATTCTTAAAGAAGTCGACTTCAACACG GCTACCTTCACTGACATTCTGAAACAACTTG CTGGGCGATTCAAAATGGATCTTACTTCTAGAAAGTCTTCGATAAAGCTGATGATCCAGGACGAACTTACCAAACTAGCTGATGAGGcagatgatgaagaagatgaaggcGACGCTGAGAAAGATGAGACCCAACCCTCCGGTAAAGGTGTGAAGGCATGA
- the LOC131322413 gene encoding uncharacterized protein LOC131322413, which produces MDPSSVHANPSLQQDDDDWDTEGFVIPSFGIGDPDSSKAEASEVDSTVSSVKAKKEEQIYLGPHGAPPQSKQQELNSSGRKQRFKQKLKEADRRTSGTGRENRLENLRELVGGGSGGGKVPNMSKSSSRDWLDPHCHESQFEKRYRY; this is translated from the exons ATGGATCCTTCTTCAGTTCACGCAAATCCTTCACTTCAACAAGACGATGATGATTGGG ATACTGAGGGATTTGTGATTCCAAGCTTTGGTATTGGAGACCCTGACTCTAGTAAAGCTGAGGCTTCAGAAGTAGACTCCACAGTTTCTTCCGTTAAG GCTAAAAAGGAAGAGCAAATATACCTGGGACCCCACGGAGCGCCTCCACAGTCAAAGCAACAAGAGCTGAACTCATCTGGCCGTAAGCAGCGGTTCAAGCAGAAACTAAAGGAGGCGGATAGGAGAACCAGTGGGACTGGGCGGGAGAATAGGTTGGAGAATCTAAGGGAGCTTGTTggcggtggtagtggtggtgggaaAGTACCCAACATGTCGAAGAGTTCCTCCCGGGATTGGCTTGATCCACACTGCCATGAGTCTCAGTTTGAGAAGCGATATCGGTACTAG